One window of the Macaca thibetana thibetana isolate TM-01 chromosome 13, ASM2454274v1, whole genome shotgun sequence genome contains the following:
- the KCNF1 gene encoding potassium voltage-gated channel subfamily F member 1 has protein sequence MDGSGERSLPEPGSQSSAASDDIEIVVNVGGVRQVLYGDLLSQYPETRLAELINCLAGGYDTIFSLCDDYDPGKREFYFDRDPDAFKCVIEVYYFGEVHMKKGICPICFKNEMDFWKVDLKFLDDCCKSHLSEKREELEEIARRVQLILDDLGVDAAEGRWRRCQKCVWKFLEKPESSCPARVVAVLSFLLILVSSVVMCMGTIPELQVLDAEGNRVEHPTLENVETACIGWFTLEYLLRLFSSPNKLHFALSFMNIVDVLAILPFYVSLTLTHLGARMMELTNVQQAVQALRIMRIARIFKLARHSSGLQTLTYALKRSFKELGLLLMYLAVGIFVFSALGYTMEQSHPETLFKSIPQSFWWAIITMTTVGYGDIYPKTTLGKLNAAISFLCGVIAIALPIHPIINNFVRYYNKQRVLETAAKHELELMELNSSSGGEGKTGGSRSDLDNLPPEPAGKEAPSCSSRLKLSHSDTFIPLLTEEKHHRTRLQSCK, from the coding sequence ATGGACGGGTCCGGGGAGCGCAGCCTCCCGGAGCCCGGCAGCCAGAGCTCCGCGGCCAGCGACGACATCGAGATAGTCGTCAACGTGGGGGGCGTGCGGCAGGTACTGTACGGGGACCTCCTCAGCCAGTACCCGGAGACCAGGCTGGCGGAGCTCATCAACTGCTTGGCGGGGGGCTACGACACCATCTTCTCTCTGTGCGACGACTACGACCCCGGCAAGCGCGAGTTCTACTTTGACAGGGACCCGGACGCCTTCAAGTGTGTCATCGAGGTGTACTATTTCGGGGAGGTCCACATGAAGAAGGGCATCTGCCCCATCTGCTTCAAGAACGAGATGGACTTCTGGAAGGTGGATCTCAAGTTCCTGGACGACTGTTGCAAGAGCCACCTGAGCGAGAAGCGCGAGGAACTGGAGGAGATTGCGCGCCGCGTGCAGCTCATCTTGGACGACCTGGGCGTGGACGCGGCCGAGGGCCGCTGGCGCCGCTGCCAGAAGTGCGTCTGGAAGTTCCTGGAGAAGCCTGAGTCGTCGTGCCCGGCGAGAGTGGTGGCCGTGCTCTCCTTCCTGCTCATCCTCGTCTCGTCTGTGGTCATGTGTATGGGCACCATCCCCGAGCTGCAGGTGCTGGACGCCGAGGGCAACCGCGTGGAGCACCCAACGCTGGAGAACGTGGAGACGGCATGCATCGGCTGGTTCACCCTGGAGTACCTGCTGCGCCTCTTCTCGTCACCCAATAAGCTGCACTTCGCGCTGTCCTTCATGAATATCGTGGACGTGCTGGCCATCCTCCCCTTCTATGTGAGCCTCACGCTCACGCACCTGGGTGCCCGCATGATGGAACTGACCAACGTGCAGCAGGCCGTGCAGGCGCTGCGGATCATGCGCATCGCGCGCATCTTCAAGCTGGCCCGCCACTCCTCGGGCCTGCAGACCCTCACCTATGCCCTCAAGCGCAGCTTCAAGGAACTGGGGCTGCTGCTCATGTACCTGGCAGTGGGCATCTTCGTCTTCTCTGCCCTGGGCTACACCATGGAGCAGAGCCACCCAGAGACCCTGTTTAAGAGCATCCCCCAGTCCTTCTGGTGGGCCATCATCACCATGACCACCGTCGGCTACGGCGACATCTACCCCAAGACCACGCTGGGCAAGCTCAACGCAGCCATCAGCTTCTTGTGCGGCGTCATCGCCATCGCCCTGCCCATCCACCCCATCATCAACAACTTCGTCAGGTACTACAACAAGCAGCGCGTCCTGGAGACGGCGGCCAAGCACGAGCTGGAGCTGATGGAACTCAACTCCAGCAGCGGGGGTGAGGGCAAGACCGGGGGCTCCCGCAGTGACCTGGACAACCTCCCTCCGGAGCCTGCAGGGAAGGAGGCGCCGAGCTGCAGCAGCCGGCTGAAGCTCTCCCACAGCGACACCTTCATCCCCCTCCTGACCGAGGAGAAGCACCACAGGACCCGGCTCCAGAGTTGCAAGTGA